From one Comamonas piscis genomic stretch:
- the tolA gene encoding cell envelope integrity protein TolA, with translation MSPRQERDQLAPPKPPSRTKSWTVAAAAHLLVVVALLWTVRNPRDSDQPSVEAELWAPTNEQAAPAPLTPPPPPPPVAPPPPAPVPPPPPPAPAPPVVTTPKPAAAVPDEDDRESEIALRKKKEQEAKQREQKERELAERKEADRKKQAEQDKKDRLEEERQERLQKDKEAREKADKAEKDRKEADRKKQAEQDKKDRLQKDKDAREKAEKDKAEREKAEKAKAEADAKAKAAADAKAKAAADAKAKAAADAKAKAAADAKAAEAQRQANIARMAGMAGAAGASGSSQGGSTSGTASGQGGPSAGYGGKVAAKVRPNITFPDDIQGNPRAELEVRAAPDGTIVGVRLTKSSGNKAWDDAVVRAMHKTETLPRDTDGRVPSSLAIGFRPKD, from the coding sequence ATGTCCCCTCGTCAAGAGCGCGATCAGCTTGCCCCTCCCAAACCCCCGTCGCGGACCAAGTCCTGGACCGTGGCGGCCGCTGCCCATTTGCTGGTGGTCGTCGCCTTGCTGTGGACGGTGCGCAACCCCCGCGACAGCGATCAGCCCTCGGTCGAGGCCGAGCTGTGGGCGCCCACCAATGAGCAGGCCGCGCCTGCCCCGCTGACGCCGCCCCCTCCTCCGCCACCCGTGGCCCCACCGCCCCCAGCTCCCGTGCCGCCGCCACCTCCGCCTGCGCCCGCCCCCCCTGTGGTGACCACGCCCAAGCCGGCCGCTGCCGTGCCGGACGAGGATGACCGCGAGTCCGAAATAGCCCTGCGCAAGAAAAAAGAGCAGGAAGCCAAGCAGCGCGAGCAAAAGGAGCGCGAGCTGGCCGAGCGCAAGGAAGCCGACCGCAAAAAGCAGGCCGAGCAGGACAAGAAGGACCGCTTGGAAGAAGAGCGCCAGGAACGCCTGCAAAAGGACAAAGAAGCCCGCGAAAAGGCCGACAAGGCGGAGAAGGACCGCAAGGAAGCCGACCGCAAGAAGCAGGCCGAGCAAGACAAGAAGGACCGCCTGCAAAAGGACAAGGACGCCCGCGAGAAAGCCGAGAAAGACAAGGCAGAACGCGAGAAGGCTGAGAAGGCCAAAGCAGAAGCCGACGCCAAGGCGAAGGCCGCTGCAGACGCCAAGGCCAAAGCGGCCGCCGATGCAAAGGCCAAGGCTGCAGCGGATGCCAAAGCCAAGGCCGCCGCCGATGCCAAGGCTGCCGAAGCGCAACGCCAAGCCAATATTGCGCGCATGGCCGGTATGGCGGGCGCCGCAGGTGCATCCGGCAGCAGCCAGGGCGGATCGACCTCGGGCACTGCCTCTGGCCAAGGTGGCCCATCGGCCGGCTATGGTGGCAAGGTGGCTGCCAAGGTGCGCCCGAACATCACCTTCCCCGATGACATCCAGGGCAACCCACGCGCCGAGCTGGAAGTGCGCGCTGCGCCCGATGGCACCATCGTTGGTGTGCGACTCACCAAGTCCAGCGGCAACAAGGCCTGGGACGATGCCGTCGTCCGCGCGATGCACAAGACCGAAACCCTGCCGCGCGATACCGATGGCCGGGTGCCGTCGAGCCTGGCGATTGGCTTCCGTCCGAAGGACTAA
- a CDS encoding SDR family NAD(P)-dependent oxidoreductase: MSTTYQKDLLTGKTALVAGASQGIGAVIANHLSALGARVIALGLGEGDGTLDASVEMREADVIRQADLDGVLADLDELDIVFNCAGIIKRGLEHDVEVFQRVLEVNLTGTMRVCTATRDKLRARRGCIVNTASMLTFFGGGLVPGYAASKGGIGQLTKSLAIAYAADGIRVNAIAPGWIATPLTQALQDDPARAGPILARTPLGRWGTPQDVAQAAVFLCTPAASFMTGVILPVDGGYMVT; this comes from the coding sequence ATGAGCACGACCTACCAGAAAGACCTGTTGACAGGCAAGACCGCCTTGGTCGCCGGTGCCTCCCAAGGCATTGGCGCCGTGATCGCCAACCATTTGTCCGCACTGGGCGCGCGCGTCATTGCGCTGGGCCTGGGGGAGGGCGATGGCACGCTCGATGCCAGTGTGGAGATGCGCGAAGCCGATGTCATCCGCCAGGCCGATCTGGATGGCGTGCTCGCCGATCTGGACGAACTCGACATCGTCTTCAACTGCGCAGGCATCATCAAGCGCGGCTTGGAGCACGATGTGGAGGTGTTCCAGCGCGTGCTGGAGGTGAACCTGACCGGCACCATGCGGGTCTGCACCGCCACGCGCGACAAGCTGCGCGCCCGGCGTGGCTGCATCGTCAACACCGCATCGATGCTGACCTTCTTTGGCGGTGGCCTGGTGCCCGGCTATGCGGCCAGCAAGGGCGGCATTGGCCAGCTCACCAAGTCCCTGGCCATTGCCTATGCGGCCGATGGCATCCGTGTCAATGCCATTGCCCCCGGCTGGATTGCGACGCCATTGACCCAGGCGCTGCAGGACGACCCGGCCCGCGCGGGCCCCATCCTGGCGCGCACGCCGCTGGGTCGCTGGGGCACACCGCAGGATGTGGCGCAGGCGGCGGTCTTTCTTTGCACGCCGGCAGCCAGCTTTATGACGGGGGTGATTTTGCCGGTTGACGGCGGGTACATGGTGACCTGA
- a CDS encoding SDR family NAD(P)-dependent oxidoreductase: MADCSYQFSGRVAVVTGGASGIGASLVQALQQAGARVAVWDLQAPVASQAGDALFCPVDVTDPVSIQAALARTLASLGRVDMLINSAGITGPTMALDAFDDAVWQRVIDINLVGVYNVCKAVAPVLRSQGYGRVVNIASLAGKEGTPNASAYSAAKAGVLALTKSLGKELAGSGVLVNAVAPAAVRTPILEQMAPAHVATMIAKSPMGRLGEPEEIAAQVLWLASDACSFSTGAVFDVSGGRATY, from the coding sequence ATGGCCGATTGCAGCTACCAATTTAGCGGCCGCGTGGCCGTGGTGACCGGTGGCGCCAGCGGCATCGGTGCCAGCCTGGTGCAGGCCTTGCAGCAAGCGGGAGCGCGTGTGGCGGTCTGGGATCTGCAGGCGCCTGTTGCCAGCCAGGCTGGCGATGCCTTGTTCTGCCCCGTCGATGTGACCGACCCGGTCAGCATCCAGGCTGCGCTGGCGCGGACCTTAGCAAGCTTGGGCCGGGTCGACATGCTGATCAACAGCGCCGGCATCACCGGGCCGACGATGGCGTTGGATGCCTTTGACGACGCTGTCTGGCAACGGGTGATTGACATCAATCTGGTCGGTGTCTACAACGTCTGCAAGGCGGTGGCGCCGGTGCTGCGCAGCCAGGGCTATGGCAGGGTGGTGAACATTGCATCGCTGGCCGGCAAGGAGGGGACACCCAATGCCTCGGCCTACAGCGCGGCCAAGGCGGGGGTGCTGGCACTGACCAAATCGCTGGGCAAGGAGCTGGCTGGCAGCGGCGTGCTGGTGAATGCGGTGGCACCGGCGGCGGTGCGCACGCCGATTCTGGAGCAGATGGCGCCTGCGCATGTGGCCACGATGATTGCCAAGAGCCCGATGGGCCGCCTGGGCGAGCCCGAAGAGATTGCAGCCCAGGTGCTGTGGCTGGCGTCCGACGCCTGCTCGTTCAGCACCGGGGCGGTGTTTGATGTATCCGGTGGACGTGCGACCTATTGA
- a CDS encoding 2,4'-dihydroxyacetophenone dioxygenase family protein → MPVDSPDQTPLMPYQYPNPPDALPEIVVESAIPTDDRLWVPQAENVWFRPLCLNASQGYWMNLLKVRKSGVLSRHRHPQAVHGFVLKGRWKYLEHEWWAKEGSYVFEPPGETHTLYVPEDCEEMITYFQVNGVMYYTDPWGKGMGFEDVFTKIEMCRKHFEAVGLGADYTNQFIR, encoded by the coding sequence GATGCCGTACCAGTATCCGAACCCGCCCGATGCGCTGCCCGAGATCGTGGTGGAGAGTGCCATCCCCACCGATGACCGGCTGTGGGTGCCCCAGGCCGAGAATGTCTGGTTTCGCCCGCTGTGCCTGAACGCCAGCCAAGGCTACTGGATGAACCTGCTCAAGGTGCGCAAATCGGGGGTGCTCAGCCGCCACCGTCACCCCCAGGCGGTGCATGGCTTTGTGCTCAAAGGCCGCTGGAAATACCTGGAACACGAATGGTGGGCCAAGGAGGGCAGCTATGTGTTCGAGCCGCCCGGCGAGACCCACACCCTGTATGTGCCCGAGGACTGCGAGGAGATGATCACCTATTTCCAGGTCAACGGTGTCATGTATTACACCGACCCCTGGGGCAAGGGCATGGGCTTTGAGGATGTGTTTACCAAGATAGAGATGTGCCGCAAGCACTTTGAGGCCGTCGGCCTGGGCGCCGATTACACCAACCAGTTCATCCGCTGA
- a CDS encoding Bug family tripartite tricarboxylate transporter substrate binding protein, whose protein sequence is MNMSKTRRGAIGLVAAGASAVVMALGNAAAAADFPARQIELIVPFQPGGGTDGVARAFGEAARKHIPQSIVVINKPGASGAIGWTDMINAKPDGYKLAVVTVELVTLKPMGLAKFSYDDVQPIIQFNADPAAITVRADAPWNTIEEFLAASKKDPGKMGVGNAGNGSIWHFAATALGDKTGIQFNHIPFQGAGPAVLALMGGHVDAVAVSPAEVAQQLQAGKLKMLTVMADQRVKNFDKVPTLKEKGIDLSIGTWRGIAGPKKLPTDVLNYLKAAAKKTVDEPAFQEVLAKQNLGFVYADDQGFRNQMMKDATYFADLIKLLDMKN, encoded by the coding sequence ATGAACATGAGCAAAACGCGCCGAGGCGCCATTGGCCTGGTTGCGGCGGGTGCCAGCGCGGTAGTGATGGCGCTGGGCAATGCGGCAGCAGCTGCTGATTTCCCGGCGCGCCAGATCGAGTTAATTGTGCCCTTCCAGCCCGGTGGCGGTACCGACGGTGTGGCCCGCGCCTTTGGCGAGGCGGCACGCAAGCATATTCCCCAAAGCATTGTGGTGATCAACAAGCCCGGCGCCAGCGGTGCCATTGGCTGGACGGACATGATCAATGCCAAGCCTGACGGCTACAAGCTGGCCGTGGTGACGGTGGAGCTGGTGACCCTCAAGCCCATGGGCCTGGCCAAGTTCTCCTATGACGATGTGCAGCCCATCATCCAGTTCAATGCCGACCCCGCCGCGATCACCGTGCGCGCCGATGCGCCCTGGAACACGATTGAAGAGTTCCTGGCCGCCTCCAAGAAGGACCCCGGCAAGATGGGCGTGGGCAATGCCGGCAATGGCTCCATCTGGCACTTTGCGGCGACGGCGCTGGGCGACAAGACCGGCATCCAGTTCAACCATATTCCGTTCCAAGGTGCTGGCCCGGCCGTGCTGGCGCTGATGGGTGGGCACGTGGATGCCGTGGCCGTGAGCCCCGCCGAAGTGGCCCAGCAGCTGCAGGCCGGCAAACTCAAGATGCTGACCGTGATGGCCGACCAGCGGGTGAAGAACTTTGACAAGGTGCCTACCTTGAAGGAAAAGGGCATTGACCTGAGCATTGGCACCTGGCGCGGCATTGCCGGCCCCAAGAAGCTGCCCACTGATGTGCTGAACTACCTCAAGGCTGCGGCCAAGAAGACCGTCGATGAGCCCGCCTTCCAGGAAGTGTTGGCCAAGCAAAACCTGGGCTTTGTCTATGCCGACGACCAAGGTTTCCGCAACCAGATGATGAAGGACGCGACCTATTTCGCCGACCTGATCAAGCTGCTGGACATGAAGAACTGA